The segment AAGTAGAGTGATTCCTATACTCAAATGATCATTCAACTATTCTATTTTAATGATTAAGGACAACGTATGATGATGAAGTCATCAAACCAACATTGATTTTGCTATGAAAAAAATCACGAAATCAAAAAATTAGGGCTATCAACTACTATTTTGGGTTTAAATTTGGGGAAGATgacataaattaatcaaataattaataataaagaaaaagataacaTGTGGCACGTTTAAATTGGTCCATGACAGTGAAAATATTGCATGACGGGCCTCATGTGCGTGATAACAACCTAGACGAGGGAATGAGTCAAAATGACCcatttacaaatatattaaatagttCAATGGGGTGATAGGACACTTTGAAAGTTAAAGTGTCTTTATGAAAGTATGAGACAACTTTGGTGTCTTTATGTCTTCTGTAAAATTGCAAATAGAACTTTGTTATGTTTCAAATTAGTGACATAACCCATTGATCAAACtgaaaaaattctaattaaaaagagaaaaatcaaaccaaatcaaatttatttggttcaaattgagttacacttcttcaaaaataaaaatcaaaacttaaatcGAATAGtacaaaatcaaaccaaaaaacTGAATGCGCGCCCtaataaagtttttttcttttgccaAGTCAAATATAagcaaaaccaaaaccaaaaccaaaacccttctatttttatttttttcagcaAGTACTTGTGAACCGGGGGGCTCACTATTCCGGTCCAAGGGATCACGATGTAAAATACCAAATTAATCCTCAAACCTCAGTCTAATTCAACACTTTTTTCCAGTCGCAACAAGCTAAACAGAAGAGGGATAACAAAGAATACGAGAACAACAATGGCGTCGGCGTTGAGATCTGCTATACTCCGACACATCCGGATTCCGGCAACCCAAGCTGTATCGGCAAATGGATTGAGGCTAACCGCTGTCAGATTGATGTCGTCGCACGATGACCATATCACCAAAGATGAAGTCATCAAGAGAGTCCTTGATGTCGTCAAGTGCTTCCCTAAAGTCGACCCTTCCAAGGtattttttcctctcttttattttgatttattttatatacacaTTTGATGAATCGAATTAGATCTGAAAAATCCGTCTGCAAGTTCAATCAATGGTCTATTTGTATCGTAGATAGCTGTTTATTGGTCTAATTACTTGGCCGATAGGTGCTCAGCTCTGGTTGGACATATATGATATTCACTGGTAAATTGATTGGTATTTAGGGTTTCGTTTAGCAATAGGCTTCTTTTTGAGCTTTGAGAATCCGTGAAAATAGGTACtatatgtttttcaaaatgatatGGGTATCTTTTTACTGGACATGAAacaaagtgaaatatatttagtgTTATAAAATGGTATGGTTACCTATTTAACGCCCAAAAAGGAAGATTATATAGGCATTGGCTTATGgaaataacaacaacatcaatCCGAAGGTAATCGGGTCACCTATATGATTAAACACTGTCatattatcaaattatataGCTATTATCTCCTAGCACAGCACAAGAATAAGAGGagaatattaaaagaaaatattggtGTCCATTGCAATTTTAGTGTAACATTGTCACTCAAAAAGCTTAATTGTGTGATCTTTGTCTGAGCAGATTGCGAATGGAACTAGAAGTTGAtcctctttcttatttttctagtttcttgtaAGGTTGGATGTCAAATGTTAGTCGTAGCTCTAAGCGACTTTGAGACTGGAAAACAAGTAAACGAGAAATTTCTCATCCACTGAATGCTATGTTCTGAACTTAAACTgaataattatttacttttcatGAATTCCAATCGAACTTAGTGTAATTTGATTCAGTAGAAGAGAACTCATCTACCTATTAGATGATCTTTGCTCTAAAGTGTTAGGTTATGACACCTTTCgctgcccccccccccccccccccctttttttttcttttttaaagatACGTCAATTAATTGGTTTAATGAACGAAAACAAGGGAATATAGGTTTATAACTTAAAAAAGGTAGAATTTAGAACAGAGGATGCACATAATTTCATAGTATCACCAACCAGGAAAGCTTCCAACACAGAAGTTTTTGTTTAGTATATTTAAGATTAAATTTGGGAACAAATTGTAGAGAACGGGAAATATTTTGGGTCACAATGGACTATAATTTTGTTCATTGAAGTTTGTTCCATTAGGAAATATTAATCTGAAAGATGAATAAGATGCTTTTAGAGTTCTATTGCAAGATGTGTTGGGTGGTAAGTGTCTGTCAAGGACTCCAAAATTAGGTCCAGGAATGTTTCAGCAGGCACTTATGCCTCAATGACGTGATATCAAAATTTATTCTACTACTTTCTTTGCCTGTCGAGCTTGTTACTTACTGGAAAATGCTTTTGCTGGCCCTCATTTCGCCTTCACATGATGAACAATGTCAAGTTGGTTCTGTAGAATTGCAACCTGGGTTTGCCAGCTGTTTTTTAGCTTTGTTGGGTGTTTGTCAGTGATAATGCATATATCTTGTTCAGAATACGACTTACCTTTTGATGACTTTTGCTTTCGCATCTCTGATCTCCATAACCGTTTTGAAGTCCCCGTAAAACAATTCAAGATTTAGTATCTTTAGAGCTCCATGCCTGGGATAAAGAGTTTGCTAATGTGATCTATGTGGTGAGAAGTTATTGACCTCTTTCGTCATCATTGTGTGACTGATCTTTGGCGAGATAAAAGATATGAGAGGGAGTCATGGGAGTGCAAGGGATGGGTTTGGTATATTGGTAATATAGGGGTGCGAGTGGAGAAGTGCGGCAAATGTGCAGGTTCAATGCAAAtgacctctctctctctctctctgtagAAGGGTCTTCTTCTTGTAAgacaaaagtagaaaaaaactAACTATTACcatatattttcttcatattctAAGCTAAAAAGAATAGATAAGGTTTTACCAAAAGAGCATCAACTTTGACACAGTAGTATCCTAATCACTGTTATAAGTTGGTCTGCATAAGAATCCAGCTAGTATTGGGCATAGTGCCTTAACCTAGAGATGCTAGATCTAAATATTAATATgacattttttgtatatattttggaTTTCATAGGTCTGGGAACTTTATGAGTATTCATGAAAcaattgcttaagattgatggAGTGTATATCCTGTAGAAAAGAGAGAACAAATAGCAATTTGCTAAGGGAATGCATCCTTTCTGGAAAGAACTTGCTTGCAcgacacaaatttgacatgtttACTACAGTATGAATTGCCTTGGACTTCTTATGTACGGCCGTCTTAAGTATGTGCCAACAGGTGTTTCGTTTAAGTGTTTGCAGTTCTTCTTGTACCATCCTTTAAGTGTGATAATGGATTACGCAAAATAGTTAGGTTTACCTGCAAGCTTTTGGAGTAGATAAAGAGAGTAGGATGatgtaatttcttcttcttgtttaaaaaaaaagagagtgaTGTGCCAGAAGACAACTGAGCCAATCAGAATGGAGGTTGAGAATTTGATTATGGTGAAATCCACCCCCATCTCACCGAAAAACAAAACTGCAACTCTTTCTCTATCGCTAGTTGGTGTTGTCACAGAAACAGTTCTCAGAAGAGATGACATTGTTGATGATATATTCTGTTGGTGGCGTTTGTTTGACTCAATTGATTCGATGCTATGTGAAATATGTCTTTCCATCTTTCCTTTGTTTGGACAGTTATTATGTGCTTTATGGTTAACGGTAATCTTTCATACAGGTGACCCCTGAAGTCCACTTTGAGAAGGATTTGGGCTTAGACAGCTTAGATACGGTAGAGATTGTAATGGCTCTGGAGGAAGAGTTCAAACTGGAGATTCCAGACAAGGAAGCTGTGAGGATAGAGTCATGCGAACAGGCTATTGAGTATGTTTATAATCATCCAATGTCGAGTTAAACTCGGTACACCACATTGTTAGTTTGAATTTGTTCATCAAAATCGAAGGTACACTTGCCCCTTGTCATTTGACTAGTTTCAAGGTTGTAGAATTCTGTGATCCTCTTTGGGTTTTGGAGAGGCAATAATCAGACTCTTATAAAGACAAGTCGAGCAAGCTTTTCAGTGAAAGAACATATCATCCTTTGTTGCTTTCCTTGAAAACACGAACTTAAGTGTTCATTTTGTTGCTGTCTTTcctcttt is part of the Solanum lycopersicum chromosome 1, SLM_r2.1 genome and harbors:
- the LOC101245883 gene encoding acyl carrier protein 1, mitochondrial, with translation MASALRSAILRHIRIPATQAVSANGLRLTAVRLMSSHDDHITKDEVIKRVLDVVKCFPKVDPSKVTPEVHFEKDLGLDSLDTVEIVMALEEEFKLEIPDKEAVRIESCEQAIEYVYNHPMSS